A window of Haliscomenobacter hydrossis DSM 1100 contains these coding sequences:
- a CDS encoding alpha-amylase family glycosyl hydrolase, which translates to MKPNKTTHWLAMLTLCIVTSTSFSQVVWTEPFFPRPDQPVTVYFDAALGTGGLKDCNCTVYVHTGVLTNASTSTSDWKNVVTTWGQANANWAMSPVAGRPNVYKYEVKPSIKGFYGVTGSTVVQKMAFVFRNAAGNREGKDTGSKDFFLDVYNQSGLLTALITPSNRNQVVAEGTSIPVRAVVSESAELSLLDNGQVLSQSTGLELNYNLLAGAPGNHKVQFIAATATARDTETFNYLVPIVKAPQDPPGGTQLGINYWASGDKVTLALYAPGKVGIYVIGDFNDWTISAEYLLNRSISGLIHWIDLPALKSGETYRFQYVVDGTRRIGDPYSTLVLDPDNDRFISAQTFPNLPAYPSGKTTGIVSVMQPGKAVYPWKIDNFQRPAKEKLVVYELLLRDFTARHDYQSLIDTLNYFQGLGINAIELMPINEFEGNVSWGYNPSYHMALDKYYGTPEKFKEFVDACHARGIAVILDVVFNHAFSQSPLAQLYWDDANFRPSADNPWLNVTAKHDFNVGYDFNHESIATKEFVKKVLQFWLAEYRVDGFRFDLSKGFTQKQTLGNVPLWGNYDASRVAIWNDYAGFIRSNSTDAYIILEHFADNNEETELINNGMLVWGNHNFQFNEATMGYANNLSGLDYRTRGWTNPGAINYMESHDEERLMYKNLQFGNEAGGYSVKNTSTALKRQELAAVLFYSIPGPKMLWQFGELGYDYSINHCTNGTVNNACRLDPKPIRWDYLNQPERKQLFEVTRSLLFLRKNYEVFHTKDFTAQLSSSSEKQTILRSADLNVVVAGNFGVSSSSFTVNFPAAGKWYNYFTRDSITVTGTSQTISFQAGQYNMWTSRKLPNAPTLILTNTREELQARHQLEVFPNPTQGAIQVRFTLPEAEWVKVQLFNNLGQVVTTLAQGQMGAGPQQVKWNEKLSPGLYYLRMQVGRWVLSQAVVVQ; encoded by the coding sequence ATGAAACCGAACAAAACCACCCACTGGCTGGCAATGCTCACCCTGTGCATTGTAACCAGTACTTCCTTTTCCCAGGTTGTTTGGACGGAGCCCTTTTTCCCACGGCCCGACCAACCCGTAACCGTATATTTTGATGCTGCGCTGGGTACTGGCGGACTCAAAGATTGCAATTGCACGGTATACGTTCACACCGGAGTCCTCACCAATGCTAGTACCTCAACCAGTGATTGGAAAAACGTAGTCACCACCTGGGGACAAGCCAATGCCAACTGGGCGATGAGCCCCGTAGCTGGTCGCCCGAACGTATACAAGTACGAAGTGAAACCGAGCATCAAAGGTTTTTACGGCGTCACGGGCAGCACTGTGGTGCAAAAAATGGCCTTTGTATTCCGTAATGCAGCGGGCAATAGAGAAGGCAAAGACACCGGAAGCAAAGACTTTTTCCTGGATGTGTACAACCAAAGCGGACTGCTGACGGCACTCATAACCCCCAGCAATCGCAATCAAGTGGTCGCGGAAGGAACTTCCATCCCGGTGCGGGCAGTGGTGTCGGAAAGCGCCGAACTTTCCTTGTTGGATAATGGTCAGGTGTTGAGTCAATCCACGGGTTTAGAACTCAATTACAACTTATTGGCTGGAGCCCCTGGCAACCACAAGGTGCAGTTCATTGCCGCCACGGCCACGGCGCGGGATACCGAAACTTTTAATTACCTCGTGCCCATCGTGAAAGCCCCACAGGATCCGCCGGGGGGTACGCAGTTGGGCATCAATTACTGGGCCTCGGGTGATAAAGTAACCCTTGCCTTGTATGCGCCGGGTAAAGTAGGTATTTACGTCATTGGCGACTTCAATGATTGGACCATTTCCGCAGAATATTTACTCAACCGCAGCATCAGTGGCCTCATCCACTGGATAGACCTGCCTGCGCTCAAATCTGGTGAAACCTACCGCTTTCAATACGTAGTAGACGGCACCCGCCGCATTGGCGACCCGTACAGCACGCTAGTGCTCGATCCCGACAATGATCGTTTTATCAGTGCCCAAACCTTTCCCAATCTGCCTGCTTATCCTAGCGGGAAAACCACGGGTATCGTCTCCGTGATGCAGCCCGGCAAAGCGGTATACCCCTGGAAAATTGACAATTTCCAGCGCCCGGCCAAAGAAAAACTGGTGGTATACGAATTGCTCTTGCGCGACTTTACAGCGCGGCACGATTACCAAAGTTTGATCGATACCCTGAATTATTTCCAAGGCCTGGGCATCAATGCCATCGAGCTGATGCCCATCAACGAGTTCGAGGGCAATGTTTCCTGGGGCTACAACCCCTCGTACCACATGGCGCTGGACAAGTACTACGGTACACCCGAAAAATTCAAGGAATTTGTCGATGCTTGCCACGCGCGGGGCATTGCGGTGATTCTGGATGTGGTGTTCAACCACGCTTTTAGCCAAAGCCCCCTGGCTCAACTCTATTGGGACGATGCCAATTTCCGCCCCAGTGCCGACAATCCGTGGTTGAACGTTACGGCCAAACACGATTTTAACGTGGGCTACGATTTCAACCATGAAAGCATTGCTACCAAGGAGTTTGTCAAAAAAGTTCTCCAGTTTTGGCTTGCCGAATACAGAGTGGATGGTTTCCGTTTCGATTTGTCCAAAGGTTTTACCCAAAAACAAACCCTGGGCAACGTTCCACTTTGGGGCAACTACGACGCGTCGCGGGTTGCCATTTGGAATGACTATGCAGGCTTTATTCGCTCCAATTCCACGGATGCCTACATCATCCTCGAACATTTTGCCGACAACAATGAAGAGACCGAACTCATCAACAACGGCATGCTGGTGTGGGGCAATCATAATTTTCAATTCAACGAAGCGACCATGGGCTATGCCAACAACCTGAGTGGGCTGGATTACCGTACGCGTGGTTGGACCAATCCCGGGGCCATTAATTACATGGAAAGCCACGACGAGGAGCGTTTGATGTATAAAAACCTCCAGTTTGGCAATGAAGCGGGTGGGTATTCGGTAAAAAATACGAGCACTGCGCTCAAGCGACAAGAGTTGGCTGCGGTATTGTTTTACAGCATACCCGGGCCAAAAATGCTCTGGCAATTTGGGGAATTGGGCTACGATTATTCGATCAATCATTGCACCAATGGTACGGTGAATAACGCTTGTCGCCTTGACCCCAAACCCATTCGTTGGGATTACCTCAATCAACCCGAGCGCAAACAATTGTTCGAGGTGACGCGCAGTCTGTTGTTTCTGCGCAAAAACTACGAAGTTTTTCACACCAAAGATTTTACGGCGCAGCTAAGTTCCAGTAGCGAAAAACAAACCATTTTGCGCAGTGCCGACTTGAATGTAGTCGTGGCAGGTAATTTTGGCGTAAGCAGCAGTTCATTTACGGTGAATTTCCCGGCAGCGGGCAAGTGGTACAATTACTTCACCCGAGATAGCATTACGGTGACTGGAACCAGCCAAACGATCAGCTTCCAGGCCGGACAGTACAATATGTGGACGTCCAGAAAATTACCCAATGCCCCAACTTTGATTCTGACCAATACGCGGGAGGAATTACAGGCCCGGCACCAATTGGAAGTTTTCCCAAACCCCACCCAAGGGGCCATACAAGTGCGTTTTACCTTGCCCGAAGCGGAATGGGTAAAGGTACAGTTGTTCAACAACCTGGGGCAGGTAGTGACAACCCTGGCGCAAGGACAAATGGGCGCTGGACCGCAACAGGTTAAATGGAATGAAAAATTGAGCCCTGGTTTGTATTACTTGCGGATGCAGGTGGGGCGCTGGGTCTTGAGTCAGGCGGTGGTGGTGCAGTGA
- a CDS encoding caspase family protein, producing the protein MKKYFVFLLTALCCSIFATAQGKKPSETIQKLAYDEITLNDIKRTSLRSDQAFSLARDRSDPLVFAYRTNEGRYGKFELLSHMPTMIHIRWTTYNADGTVYRGGGANLSVPIGVGCDLDLGSAEGVEGTDFIWVNRQTRDPYRLEPRYGAGFSRYVLSNQVETDNKTEDPNPDKSNPAGKEASVKTNPGKTENPQVDNATKIVWNYPISNHTTTNTPTLALKACVETTEPIKEYILVQNGQRSFTARGLIVQQANDCFNAYNKTVTLKTGDNQFQLIAQSNAGELQSEVFTITYDPNATTSNPRSNATSQRRLALVIGNAAYPTAGLKNPVNDATDIATALRAMGFEVISATNANRLKMNTAIDDFGSRLKDYDLGFFYYAGHGLQVKGENYLVPIDATPKSQGEVEYDCYPVGKILAKMEDAANRANIIVLDACRDNPLQRSWSRSTGSNGLANINAPQGTFIGFATSPGSTAADGTGRNGVYTGALLEHIRKPNLTVDQLFNFVNGTVKKLTNNLQIPWKASSMSEDLYLTK; encoded by the coding sequence GTGAAAAAATATTTTGTGTTCCTACTCACAGCCCTATGTTGTAGCATTTTTGCTACAGCACAAGGAAAAAAACCAAGTGAAACAATCCAGAAATTAGCCTATGATGAAATAACACTGAACGACATCAAAAGAACAAGCTTGCGTTCGGATCAGGCTTTCAGTTTAGCCCGGGACAGAAGTGATCCCCTGGTATTTGCTTATCGAACCAATGAAGGTCGGTACGGAAAATTTGAATTGTTGAGCCACATGCCTACCATGATTCACATTCGATGGACAACCTACAATGCAGATGGTACGGTGTATAGAGGTGGAGGTGCAAACTTAAGCGTTCCAATAGGCGTGGGATGTGACCTTGATTTGGGCTCGGCGGAGGGAGTAGAAGGTACGGATTTTATTTGGGTAAACAGACAAACTCGGGATCCCTATAGATTGGAACCCAGATATGGAGCAGGATTTTCGCGTTATGTACTATCAAACCAAGTAGAAACAGACAACAAAACAGAGGATCCTAATCCCGATAAAAGTAACCCGGCAGGGAAAGAAGCATCTGTAAAAACAAATCCAGGCAAAACTGAAAACCCGCAAGTAGACAATGCCACAAAAATCGTTTGGAATTACCCGATTTCCAACCACACCACCACCAACACCCCAACCCTCGCTTTAAAAGCCTGCGTGGAAACCACCGAACCCATCAAAGAATACATTTTGGTGCAAAATGGCCAGCGTTCTTTCACTGCACGGGGCTTAATCGTGCAGCAAGCCAACGATTGTTTCAATGCGTACAACAAAACGGTGACCTTAAAAACCGGAGACAACCAATTCCAACTCATTGCCCAAAGCAATGCTGGTGAACTCCAGTCCGAGGTTTTTACCATCACCTACGATCCAAACGCCACGACCTCGAATCCCCGAAGCAACGCTACATCCCAGCGCCGTTTGGCCCTCGTCATCGGCAACGCCGCCTATCCCACGGCGGGATTAAAAAATCCGGTCAACGATGCCACGGACATTGCCACGGCCCTGCGCGCAATGGGTTTTGAAGTCATCAGCGCAACAAACGCCAATCGCCTCAAAATGAACACCGCCATCGACGATTTTGGCAGCCGCTTGAAAGACTACGACCTGGGGTTTTTCTACTACGCGGGGCATGGTTTACAGGTAAAAGGCGAAAACTACCTGGTTCCCATCGATGCGACACCCAAATCACAGGGTGAGGTCGAGTACGATTGCTACCCTGTTGGTAAAATTTTAGCCAAAATGGAAGATGCAGCCAATCGGGCCAACATCATCGTACTGGATGCTTGTCGCGACAATCCCTTGCAACGCAGTTGGAGCCGTTCTACGGGCTCGAATGGCCTGGCCAACATCAACGCGCCACAAGGTACCTTCATCGGTTTTGCCACTTCGCCAGGTTCTACTGCCGCCGATGGTACTGGACGGAATGGCGTCTACACAGGAGCCTTATTAGAACACATCCGCAAACCCAATCTAACCGTGGATCAGCTTTTTAATTTCGTGAATGGAACGGTGAAGAAGTTGACGAACAACCTGCAAATTCCCTGGAAGGCGAGTTCGATGTCGGAGGATTTGTACTTGACGAAGTGA
- a CDS encoding CHAT domain-containing protein, with product MYDWLLAAPLAALPTGIKHLVIVPDGALCYLPFEILGKTTTPSDFKTYPYLLKNFSISYAASANLLLEQTKQTATKLPGQAAPTSLDLFAGFAPSYNSSDTLSAMNSRTRSLLVRDEDYEIPGAALEVQEIAKLLGGKTWLGEAATKTQFKQQSPNFRILHLAMHSIMDDANPLFSRLLFTQLKNTTDDNDLYANDLYNLRLPAQLVVLSACNTGNGKLRRGEGVMSLSRAFTFTGVPATVMSLWKVPDEATRQLMLGFYQNLKMGLRKDEALQQAKLAQLRSVEPGLSSPFFWAGFVANGEMGALLGK from the coding sequence TTGTACGATTGGCTCCTGGCTGCCCCACTTGCAGCCTTGCCTACGGGTATCAAACATTTGGTCATCGTTCCCGATGGCGCTTTGTGTTACCTGCCTTTTGAAATTTTGGGCAAAACCACTACTCCAAGCGACTTTAAAACCTATCCTTATTTATTGAAAAATTTCAGCATCAGCTATGCTGCTTCAGCCAATTTATTGCTGGAACAAACCAAACAAACGGCTACAAAGTTGCCTGGGCAGGCTGCGCCTACTTCGCTTGACCTGTTTGCAGGCTTTGCGCCCAGTTACAACAGCAGCGATACCCTGAGCGCCATGAATTCCCGCACTCGCTCACTTCTGGTACGCGATGAAGACTATGAAATACCTGGTGCAGCACTCGAAGTGCAAGAGATCGCCAAGCTATTGGGAGGCAAAACCTGGCTGGGGGAGGCTGCCACCAAAACCCAGTTCAAGCAGCAGTCCCCCAACTTCCGGATACTCCATCTGGCCATGCATTCCATCATGGATGATGCCAATCCACTGTTTTCCAGGTTGTTGTTCACCCAGTTAAAAAACACGACCGACGACAACGACCTGTATGCCAATGACCTCTACAACCTGCGGCTACCTGCACAATTGGTCGTGTTGAGTGCCTGCAATACGGGCAATGGCAAACTTCGCCGCGGTGAGGGAGTGATGAGCCTATCCCGGGCCTTTACTTTTACAGGAGTCCCCGCCACGGTAATGTCTTTGTGGAAAGTTCCCGACGAAGCAACCCGGCAGCTGATGCTTGGTTTTTATCAAAACCTGAAAATGGGTTTGCGCAAGGATGAAGCACTGCAACAAGCCAAACTGGCGCAATTGCGCAGTGTGGAGCCAGGGCTGAGCAGTCCATTTTTCTGGGCGGGTTTTGTGGCCAATGGGGAGATGGGAGCGCTGTTGGGGAAGTAG
- a CDS encoding HNH endonuclease, with protein sequence MSKHHSTPTLLSRPDFRNHTFERDQFKCVICGNPALDAHHIIERRLFKASHEKGGYFLDNGASLCEIHHIEAEQTILSCQSIREQAGIKTVLLPEHFYADLDYDKWGNIITSQGRLKGELYYEMSVQETLRNCTFLKYTVHPRVYHLPWSKVEPGDLVLEDDACFEGEEVVVMQKMSGSPFTAYPDYCHGDRIDEPLPIGMREALLQKTAVLDDDMRIYGNHQGGVMSLSEVWVKNDCLDWQETQALADLLELSVPSVLFEGLYDEFKLMDFRPNASMGYVLRLKKGFRAFDVGRSRVSYSC encoded by the coding sequence ATGTCCAAGCACCACTCCACCCCAACCCTTTTGTCTCGCCCGGATTTCCGCAACCATACCTTTGAACGAGATCAATTCAAATGTGTGATTTGTGGAAATCCGGCTCTTGATGCCCACCACATCATTGAACGAAGATTGTTCAAAGCCAGCCATGAAAAAGGAGGGTATTTCTTGGACAATGGCGCTTCCCTTTGCGAGATTCACCACATTGAGGCGGAACAAACCATCCTTTCTTGTCAAAGCATTCGAGAACAAGCGGGGATTAAAACCGTTCTTCTTCCCGAACATTTTTACGCGGATTTGGACTACGACAAATGGGGAAACATCATCACATCTCAAGGTCGACTCAAAGGGGAATTGTATTACGAAATGTCGGTGCAGGAAACCTTGAGAAATTGTACTTTTCTCAAGTATACTGTTCATCCCAGAGTTTATCATTTGCCCTGGAGTAAAGTGGAACCCGGAGACCTTGTACTAGAGGATGATGCTTGTTTTGAAGGCGAAGAAGTGGTGGTGATGCAGAAAATGAGCGGATCTCCTTTTACCGCTTATCCTGACTATTGTCATGGCGACCGTATTGATGAGCCATTGCCCATTGGCATGAGAGAAGCTTTGTTGCAAAAAACGGCAGTGCTGGATGACGACATGCGCATCTACGGAAACCATCAGGGCGGTGTCATGTCCCTATCGGAAGTATGGGTGAAAAATGATTGTTTGGATTGGCAGGAAACGCAAGCCTTGGCGGATTTATTGGAGCTTTCCGTGCCCAGCGTGTTGTTTGAAGGACTTTATGACGAGTTTAAGCTGATGGACTTTAGGCCTAACGCTAGTATGGGCTACGTTTTGCGCTTGAAGAAGGGGTTTCGGGCTTTTGATGTGGGGAGGAGTAGGGTGAGTTATAGTTGTTAA
- a CDS encoding carbon-nitrogen hydrolase, with translation MKVGIVQQTCSTQVDHNIAKSLAGIKACAEQGAELVVLQELHCGIYFCQAEEADMFDLAEPIPGPAYHTFSQAAKENKVVLVTSLFEKRAPGIYHNTAVVFEKDGSEAGRYRKMHIPDDPAYYEKFYFTPGDLGFHPIQTSVGKLGVLVCWDQWYPEAARLMAMRGAEVLIYPTAIGWAASDPQEEQDRQFGAWQTIQRGHAVANGLPVISVNRTGWEADFSGVTEGIRFWGQSFIAGAQGEILYSAPIDEEAIFVLEVDPQRTETVRRMWPFFRDRRIDAYEGLTKRYLD, from the coding sequence ATGAAAGTAGGCATCGTCCAACAAACCTGTTCCACCCAAGTGGACCACAACATAGCCAAAAGCCTCGCGGGCATCAAAGCCTGTGCCGAACAAGGCGCAGAGCTGGTTGTTTTGCAAGAGTTGCACTGCGGCATCTACTTCTGCCAAGCCGAAGAAGCCGATATGTTTGACCTCGCGGAACCGATCCCTGGGCCAGCTTACCACACCTTTAGCCAGGCCGCCAAAGAAAACAAAGTGGTGCTGGTGACCTCCCTGTTCGAAAAACGCGCCCCCGGCATTTACCACAATACGGCTGTCGTTTTTGAAAAAGACGGCTCCGAGGCGGGACGTTACCGCAAAATGCACATCCCGGATGATCCAGCGTACTACGAAAAATTTTACTTCACGCCTGGGGATCTGGGTTTCCACCCGATTCAAACCTCGGTGGGCAAACTGGGCGTATTGGTGTGTTGGGATCAGTGGTACCCCGAAGCAGCGCGCCTGATGGCCATGCGGGGCGCCGAAGTGCTCATTTACCCAACGGCCATTGGTTGGGCAGCTTCTGACCCCCAGGAAGAGCAAGACCGCCAGTTTGGTGCCTGGCAAACCATCCAAAGGGGGCATGCGGTGGCCAACGGACTGCCCGTCATTTCGGTCAACCGCACCGGCTGGGAAGCCGATTTTTCGGGTGTAACCGAAGGCATTCGTTTTTGGGGACAAAGTTTCATCGCGGGTGCACAAGGTGAAATATTGTACAGCGCACCGATTGATGAGGAAGCCATCTTTGTGCTGGAGGTTGACCCCCAACGCACGGAAACAGTACGGCGCATGTGGCCGTTTTTCCGCGATCGGCGGATTGATGCGTATGAGGGATTGACAAAGCGGTATTTGGATTGA